The following proteins come from a genomic window of Candidatus Bipolaricaulis sibiricus:
- a CDS encoding Protein translocase subunit YajC, translating to MDDPQTSQSMITLVVMLVAFAAIFYFLLIRPQRRRQKEHRDLLGSLKRGDRVITAGGIFGTIEEISEDSVTLTVEEGKLRLSKGSIVDKVRK from the coding sequence ATGGATGACCCCCAGACGTCCCAGTCCATGATCACCCTCGTGGTGATGCTCGTGGCGTTCGCCGCCATCTTCTACTTCCTCCTGATCCGGCCCCAGCGCCGCCGTCAGAAGGAACACCGCGACCTCCTCGGCTCGCTCAAGCGCGGTGACCGGGTGATCACGGCCGGCGGGATCTTCGGCACGATCGAGGAGATCAGCGAAGACTCCGTGACCCTCACCGTGGAGGAAGGCAAGCTGCGGCTGTCCAAGGGCAGCATCGTGGACAAGGTGCGGAAGTAG
- a CDS encoding Mg/Co/Ni transporter MgtE, CBS domain-containing has product MAEEPTPRLDVSALLRRHPAEIAEILAALNEDEAVDLLHRLYRRRAAAEPLGEMEPDEAARLLAELNREDAAHILSHMEPDDAVDLLAELPPETVQDILSRLEVREAKQLGELLAYPPDSAGGLMSTEVVALPADMTAERAIQELRARAEDAETVYYAYVVNGGGKLLGVLSLRDLVLARPDTPLHRIMRSDPVTLPVTMDKEEVARTFDKYNFLALPVVDENQRLLGIVTIDDVIDVIREEATEDALKLGGIPAGEDHPLDPPQVSVRKRLPWLMGLVLLNLTVAGVISRFEATIAEIAFVASLMPLIADMSGNAAAQALAVAIRGIAVGAVHWSDLPWIMWKELRVGVLAGVALGAQIGLIATLLWRKPLFGAVAAIALAGTTIAACLTGGALPFLFRRLRLDPAMMSGPVATTIGDLIGIGLFLGLATAFLPYLA; this is encoded by the coding sequence ATGGCTGAGGAACCGACCCCCCGTCTTGATGTCTCGGCGCTCCTTCGCCGCCATCCCGCCGAAATTGCGGAGATCCTGGCCGCGCTGAACGAGGACGAGGCGGTGGACCTCCTCCACCGCCTGTACCGGCGGCGGGCGGCGGCGGAACCGCTGGGGGAGATGGAGCCCGACGAGGCGGCGCGGCTGCTGGCCGAACTCAACCGCGAGGACGCGGCGCACATCTTGTCCCACATGGAGCCGGACGACGCGGTGGACCTCCTCGCCGAGCTCCCCCCGGAGACGGTGCAGGACATCCTGTCCCGCCTCGAGGTGCGGGAGGCGAAGCAGCTGGGGGAGCTCCTCGCCTATCCCCCGGACAGCGCGGGTGGCCTCATGTCGACCGAGGTCGTGGCCCTGCCGGCGGACATGACGGCGGAACGGGCGATCCAGGAGCTGCGGGCACGGGCCGAGGACGCGGAGACGGTCTACTACGCGTACGTGGTGAACGGAGGAGGCAAGCTGCTGGGCGTCCTGTCGCTGCGCGACCTGGTGCTCGCCCGCCCTGACACGCCGCTCCACCGGATCATGCGCTCCGACCCGGTCACGCTGCCGGTGACGATGGACAAGGAGGAGGTCGCCCGCACGTTCGACAAGTACAACTTCCTCGCCCTCCCGGTGGTGGACGAGAACCAGCGACTCCTTGGGATCGTCACGATCGACGACGTGATCGACGTGATCCGTGAGGAGGCGACCGAGGACGCCCTCAAGCTGGGCGGCATTCCGGCGGGTGAGGACCACCCCCTCGATCCGCCCCAGGTGTCGGTGCGGAAGCGCCTCCCGTGGTTGATGGGGCTCGTCCTGCTCAACCTCACGGTGGCCGGGGTGATCAGCCGGTTCGAGGCCACGATCGCCGAGATCGCGTTCGTGGCTTCGCTCATGCCTCTCATCGCCGACATGAGCGGGAACGCCGCGGCGCAGGCCCTGGCGGTGGCGATCCGCGGCATCGCGGTGGGCGCGGTTCACTGGTCGGATCTGCCGTGGATCATGTGGAAGGAACTGCGGGTGGGAGTGCTCGCGGGCGTGGCACTCGGCGCGCAGATTGGGCTCATTGCCACGCTCCTGTGGCGGAAGCCGTTGTTCGGGGCCGTGGCCGCAATCGCGCTGGCCGGAACGACGATTGCGGCGTGCCTGACCGGCGGTGCCCTCCCGTTTCTGTTCCGGCGTCTCAGACTGGATCCGGCGATGATGTCCGGACCGGTCGCGACCACGATCGGCGACCTGATTGGGATCGGGTTGTTCCTCGGCCTGGCGACGGCGTTTCTTCCCTACCTGGCATGA